The window ACCAGGCTGGATCATGCTTGTCTCACTTAGACATTGACCTCCTTTTCTGTGAAATCACGTCTCCTCCTGTCTTCTTGTAGGGCAAGGACCTCACAAGACAAACCCGGGCAGCCTTGTATTTTATTGGTGATTTACATTTGCTATCCCTTTTTCAAACACTTCATTTACATACAATGAGGTGTTTCTTTATCTTAGAGCTGCGGTAACTGGGCATGCACTATGTTTTTAGAGCAGGTAGAAAAGACAGaggacccgtgtgtgtgtgtgtgtgtgttctcactCATCCAGGTCTGCTGTGTAACCACTGCATGACCTATGGCAATAGTGTAAAATTGTGGGGTGCGACGCTCAagatttttgtggggggggggggggggcagggccgttAATTATGTAATGTATATGTTCAAAATTTACTGTAGCACTCTGTAGAATATAAATCAGGTTTAATGCATCAAGCAAGCATAAGAGGTCAATACAGGGAAAAAGTCCCTTTTCCCCTGTATTGACCCCTTATGCTTGCTTGATGCATTAAACCTTATTTATATTCTACAGAGTGCTACAGTAATTTTTGATTTTTGTTCTGCCTATTTCCATGGCTGGACGGTGATCCCAGCTGCTCTGCAAGCACCCTGTCTGCAAAGATGAGAAGATGAAGACAGAAATATGGTGATGCTCTTTGCTTAGATATTGGAAAACCATGTAGCAAACGAGgttaggttgtttttttttttttttttttcaaattttttttattgggtaatTACATGAATACAGACATACATGTGGTTATTTTACAACCCAATGCAATACAACATTTTCTAACTTTTCTGGGAGGTGCGCATATTGAAATGCCCAGAAAATGGGGTCTCCCAAGGAGGAGGAGGCTACAGCTAGtaaggaagaggagagggaaagaggggggggggagggggaggggtgtgaggttGGTGGACTTTTGCCCCCGGCGATCGGCCCTCAGCTTGTTGTTTTTGACTTTACCCGTGACAGTAGTCTGTCATTAGTTTGGGATGTTAGCGTGTTGGAGGATAGTATTGTCCTGTAGCGTTAACCAAGGTTCCCATATCTCATAAAATGGGTTAGATCTCTGTTTTAGAAAGGCAGTGAGCTTCTCCATCTGCATCACCtcgttaattctttttttaatcattcccttagagggggggcaaaccttcttccacgaggccgcaacttcacatctagccgctgtaagaatAAAGGAGACTAATTTCCTTACTGGTCGGCCGATTTCCTCGATCGGTCTtcccagcaggtaggtcagtggttcaatagggagCTCGAGGGTTGtaacctcttttattaaattttggaccatagtccagtatttcttaatttctggacacagccaccaaatgtgtgccatgtcccccctttgaccacagcctctccaacaaagatctgatgccagtgggtagatttTGTGTATTCTCACCGGAGTGAGGTACCAGTTGAAGAGTatcttatagatgttctcttttatGGTTGTGCTTATGGATGTTGCGGAGGCTGCCTCCCATATTTCTTTCCAGTCTTCCTTCTCAATGGGCGTGTTTAAGTCAGCTGCCCACTTCAGCATATATTCATGCTCCGTTGGGGTTTCCTTGGGCCCTAGCATCGAGTAAATTTTTGATATGAGTCCCCTTTGGTCTGAGTCTGGTTTACATAGGCTCTCAAATTGGGTATGCGATGGGAACTCTAGGTTCGGGGACAGTTTTTGGACAAAGTGtctgatttggaggtatttaAATACATCCAGCTCCTGGGTCTTATGTCTGGCGCGCAGATCCTGAAAACTCAGGAGGCTCCGAGGTtaggttgtttaaaaaaaaaaaaaaaaaaaacaagctatAGGGTAGCTCTACTGTGCCAAGGAATGCTGGAGTTACAACATGTCAGCATCGCCTCTCAGTATGTCAGCATcacctctttctctgtgtctcttggGTCTGAAATGATCTGGTTCAGTGAAAGTCGAGTTATTGAAATGGGGatcacagtgtttttttttttttttttttgccaagtcTGATTTTCTGCTGCAACTTGCCAGCAGCTTTCACGAAACCACACCTGGTGTCCAACAAGAAATGCTGGTCTCCCCACCTATTCTCAACACTTTGGGGGATCTGCAGTGATCTGAAAGACTGACTGCAAGTCAAAGACAGGTGTGGGGCCATGGTAATTTGGCGCAGTGTCCAGCATGGGCCCCCATGTCATGTTGACAGACGATGAGATGGTAAATGGTGCTGTCCCAAGAAGATCTGAGGTTTGTCTTCTCTACTGACTGACGTTGTCGTGTTTTGTGTTATCTTTAATCATGAAATAGATTCAAGGTGTCTTTTTACAGTATTGCAACGCCAACATAGGATTGTTAACTGGCCCGGTGCTATTATACCATTAAACATAAGCTTTTCATTATGAAAAATATCCTTTAGGAAAGTGTTAGATAGGTGAGTGCTTTTAACGTTTCACAGCTCCAATGTATGTTAAGTGCAACTCTATCTTTAAAGTGGTTAATTACTATGACATCATGGATGGTACTGTCTTCTGTATTGACTAAATCAACCCAAATGTCCATGTGTCATCCCAGGCGTTAATGTCATGCTGCGGAAGATCGCAGTGGCTGCCGCTTCTAAACCAGCCGTGGAGATAAAGCAGGAAGGCGAGTGCTTCTACATCAAAACCTCGACCACGGTTCGCACCACCGAAATCAACTTTAAAGTGGGGGAGGAGTTTGAGGAGCAGACTGTGGATGGGCGTCCGTGCAAGGTAAGGCTTGGAGGACACCCCAGCACAGGCTGGGGCTTCCCATGAGTAGACGTCTACAATTGGATGGTCACTGAAGAGCATATAGAATTGCAATAGCAATCTATTGCGATATGAACTATATATTGCAATAGCATTCTACTGGGATATGACCTATATGTTGCAATCGCTATCTATTGGGATATGATCTATATATTGGATGGGTTTAATCCATTGCAATAGTATCCTATTGGCATAGGAGTTAGAAAACGAAATAGACGTAAGCttcaagagtttttttttttataccgcTCCGTGTAACTGGCTTCCTCAGAAAGCTTAAATCACCCTTCAAGTAACTGATTTAATTCTTTAAGTCATGTGAACTATGAATATGTTTCCCTTTTCTCTGGGGCCGCTGCCTTCAAGTACATCTGTTTATTTGTTTGGCTAATGACTGTTTCATAATTACTAGACAAACAAAAGTCACCTCTCGTTATAAGGACTGAGTCTTTGAAAAACGGCATGAGATAAAGATTGTAGAAACCCTCCAAGGCTTTTGTCtagacgtgtgtgtatatatatctatatccagtagttgacaaatcaccaaaaaatctactcgccacacaaaaaaatctactcgccacctagtaccaaacgtgtgcggcttgggccaatatttactcgcccgggggttaaatccactcgcccccggggcgagcaaatgtataggtttgtcgaacactgtctatatctatattagatatatatctcaaatggaaatatttctgtatgctcatttgcatgtcttagacaggtctgcaaccctgccagtAAACTATGCatccaggctgtgctcaaagctgtgaaatgcagcaagcttaagcgtataggggaccatgttaaatggttttgaagcaaaaggtggcatatgtgctcatttgcatgtcatttcccagaatcccttgctgcagtggaagcgctgtgtgctgggtgataatggtgaaaggcagggttgtacaTTTTTCTAGATTAAAATATTCCTTTGCACATAAGATGTTCAACACACACAaaatcattatttaaaaaaaaaaaaaaaagcatttcaaTGTGTTACCCGCAGGTGCCGGGAACACTGCACTCATTGTTTTTGGAAGGAAATAtagttatggttttttttttttgtttttttaattggatGTTTGCCTTTTTATTGGTGGGTTCAGCTAATGATTTACCGAACTCCATTCCCAGTTTATGGCGTGCTGTAAGTTCACTTACACATATTGAATGACAAGTGATGACCGAAGAGAAATCATTTGCTTCCATATTCAGGGTAATGACTCAgaaagctatttttctttttttaacatcACTTCCACTTGCAAGACTGAAAGGGGTAGAGTTGCACGGTTAACCCCTTACAGTCCAGAAGGGCCGACAGCCCGTTGCGATGAAATGCATTTGCTGGCTCTGCTGGAAgttaaagcaggggttctcaactccagtcctcaggaaaacaggtcaggttttaaggatatccctgcttcagcacaggtggctcagtctttatctgagccactgattgagccacctgtgctgaagcagggttatcctggaaacctgacctgttggggggggttttgaggactggagttggtaacCCCTCGTTTAAAAGGATTTTCCTTTTAAACCGCAAGTGACATTATAAAACTGGAAACCCGAATCCCCTCCTCCCCCGTAAGATACAATCCCAGGGCTGCATGTAAAGGATTCTGGGATATTTATTGAGTGCCCAGTTTAGCATAACGGATATTACACTTCTTGATGGTGGGGTTCTCTAAAGCAATTTGCGGTTGGGTAAAGTGAGGATAAGTTGAACCTCTTCCACAAAGAAACCCAGCACCAAACACGTGAGCTGTGCCCACTCTGTGCTTGATTAGTACATATCTAAGCCATCTACATTCACAGTGACTGTAATGCTGGTTATACTGTGGGAGATGTAGTTCCCCTAGGGATGAAAGCGAATTAAAAACAGAGGCATGTTCAATAGGCTAAATGTAACtgctttttaaaaataataaaaaatacattttttaaacaatttaaacAATTTAAACAATTTAAACAATTTAATTGTATGtttggagtggctcagtgagtaaagacactgatgctttaaacaatgacacagagtgtgaagcaggggaacctggttcaattcccggtatcagctccttgtgaccgtgggtaagtcactttatctccctgtgcttcaggcaccaaaatcagattgtaagctcatctgggcaggggcagggactgtgcctgtaacaatcctatgtactGCGTACCACGCGCTGTGCTGTAATCGTGTCCcattgtgtcccattgggagtaaagcgctatatgaaataaagttgttattattatagaAAGGCTTTGGATGTTttattttacaatctttatctaatgcCTTTTTGTGATAAAGACTTTGTCAGTCTTCAAAAATGGTTGTCTTTCCTGAGTTCTtcgtttgcaaagtaattatgatgccatcATTAGTCAACTTAGATAAAAATAAGTAGCTGAGAGCATTCAAATCAATATTCCTGGGGAAACGCAGCACacatacaacagtatatttacgGGGGCTTGAATCTCTCCAATAATATGGCTTTGACGCACTACGTTGGGCTCCTCCTTTAAACCAGCAtgttagggttgccagatgtccagtattgaacGGCCTGTCCAGTATTTCGACACTGTCCTGTAAAAAATGAGGTAATACTGTCCGGCTTGGGGGCccgcgggatttcccagagcagggagagagagagcagggctgttgcatcctgactggctgcattacacagagacagccaatcaggaggaggtgtcgagtctgggggcggggccaaggagagaaggaaacggcatggagcggagagggggtgtgtgtgtcttgagcatgtTGCACCTTTCACTATTGTGCCCTGTATTTTTGGAGAATACGCTTGGCAACACTATCTGTTCATACTGGGTAAGAGAGAGGAGGAAGTCCTATTATAAAAGGTTAACACATTGTATCTGGTAGGGTGTAAGGGCTGAACAGGCACAGGAACGTTAACGTCCCCAAGGGTAGCAAGGAGTATTGTCACGTTTTAATAGACACGGCTGCTCCCAGCACATAGCCCAACGCCACCCAACACAAAGCCATTGATGACTTACCCCAACCATGACCAAAGTGGGACAGGCGTCTTGTTGTGATCTCACAATCCCTGATCTGGTTATCGAAGGGCTGGAGTCCATCATATATTTTGATGGCTGTGTGTTGACTTTAACTTCAAACTTCCCGCCATGTATGCGTCTTCTTCTCTCCTGCCTCTATCATCACATACCCCTCTTTCGCTTTGTTTTGGGGAGCTGTCGCCCATGTGTGATTCATGCTTTCTCATTTGTCgtgccattatgtgaacccccctcccccggccaACCTTTTTCAGGCTTGTCAAGTGTCACTCATTTGGAGAGTCTAACTCATCTGGAGACAGTTAAACCTCTCTTATGCATTATCTGTAACAGTGGACAAAAGACTGGTCAGTATGCAGGCACTGATGCAATGTCCAGCCTATAATGGGTGTCCAAGTGGAACCACTATGGTTCCATACTACAGTATTAGACATATATAGACAATAAAAAAATGATTACATCAAGAGCACAACAGATAATCTGTTCCAGTAATTTGTTTAGGTGGAAATACTTCAATAAAATGGTATAATAATAATGGCAATAATACAGATTTGATGGGGCCAATGATACAATATACAATTATTACCAAACACAGTTTAGCCTTTGAGCAGAAACACTTTATAGCACATTCATTCAGGAATCCCATAGTTTTAACATGGGATTATttagagcaggggtagccaactccagtcctgaagagctTCCaacaggtcaacttttcaggatatccctgcttcagccactgattgagccacctgtgctgaagcagggatatcatgaaaacctgacctgttggtacctCTTTAGGGCTGGAGTTGGTTACCCCTGGAACAGTCCAACATTACTGAGTATTAGCCCTTCCTCAATTATTTCAGCGAACATAGCTACTAATTTCATTTAAGGGAAATGCTTTAGTGACCCTATTTGTCACATGTCATACAGTGATGAAGCTGCCCCATCTGGAGTTCACATATTACATGACTTGACGACGCTGAGAATGAAACAGGTTAGAAGCCATGCAGATACACTCGGGGGTTGGggggttctctctctttgttCCCCAGCATTTAGCAGGAAAGGATCAAAAGGTGACGGGGGTGGGGGGTCCCATGTAGAATGAGCATGGGGAACAGAGTGGACAGGGGCGAAAGACCAAGGTACAGACGCTGTACATGCATCTCTTAAGCATTGCTGGCTCCTGATGTTGACAAATTAAGGCTAAAACGTGTCAAGTTCTTCAAAGCtgtttttttaaccccttcattggctGGGGACAAAGCAATGCACTGCAGTCCCGTCTCTGGCTACGAACGGGTTAAGATGGCATCTGTGTTCCTAAACCAGCACCAGTCGAGGTATCCATAAACCCTTAATTCCTACTCCTCTAGATCCATATCTTGAGATCTATTAAGCCCACCCTCAAACGTGTCTCCTTCCCCCCAATACCCCCTGCCCTCATTCCCTTTCCCCTGTCCCTTTCAGATAACAGATGAGTGTCATGGAAATGTGCAAGAAGGGTAACAAATTGGTTGCAATAGATTTCTCAGGAATGAATTTCCATAAGGAGGCGGCTGTCTCCTGCACATGATGGATGTGCTCtccctggaggaggaggaggaggaggtgtagggTATCCTTGTCTGGAGGGGCTATTTGTTATTTAATTAGTTGCCtcatgactgttttttttttcttcttctttcttttattgtCCTCCAGAGCTTGGTCAAATGGGAAAGCGAGAACAAGATGGTGTGTGAACAAAGGCTTCTGAAAGGGGATGGTCCCAAGACGGCCTGGTCCAGAGAACTGACTAATGATGGGGAAGTTATCCTGGTAAGGAGATCGGTTTAGTTTCACTCGCTGACTTCCATGAATGTCAACCAGTAGAAGTCGGAGAACGGTTCATAGATTGGCGTAGTAAGGGGGGATGCCAGGAGGCTGGAGTCTTGAAGCTCAATATTTGGATGTATTTTACAGTCCATGGCTGGTCCAACATCTGCAGTTAGGATGCCCAGCCAGGTATAGCACCACGACTCCGGTACTCAGAAACATGGCTATGTGTTGGGCGCTGCtcctatttattatgtattgtcaATATAACGCAAACCAGT is drawn from Ascaphus truei isolate aAscTru1 chromosome 7, aAscTru1.hap1, whole genome shotgun sequence and contains these coding sequences:
- the CRABP2 gene encoding cellular retinoic acid-binding protein 2, translating into MPNFSGNWKMKQSENFEELLKALGVNVMLRKIAVAAASKPAVEIKQEGECFYIKTSTTVRTTEINFKVGEEFEEQTVDGRPCKSLVKWESENKMVCEQRLLKGDGPKTAWSRELTNDGEVILTMTADDVVCTRIYIRD